The Medicago truncatula cultivar Jemalong A17 chromosome 7, MtrunA17r5.0-ANR, whole genome shotgun sequence genome includes the window AATcttcttttgttaattgttgcaGGTTGCATCAAGCAGCTTTCATTCAGTAGCAAGTGTTGGAAGCTCTTCTTTCTGTCGAAAATTTCGTGGTTTCAAACTGTGGATACTTGATAGACTCAACCTTCAACATCCAAAGCAGTTTAACTGTCGAAATCACTTCAAGAATGTGAAAGGATCAATTTCTGATTCATCTCGTCTacttaatgatgatgatgctgGTGTGTTAACTTACCAATCTCTATTTCTATTTATGTGATGTAATGTAACTTACTTGTCTTGAAATTTCTAAAGTGTTTCTTATGTTGAAATCAGGTACTGATTATAATTTACATGGTTAATAAGATATTACCTTGTTTGGATAGCACACTTATATATAACTTATTTCTATAAATAAAGTTGAGCTGTTttcgtataagctataagctgatTTCATATActttggagagcttatgaaaataaactgaaaaaagCTTATGGACATGTTATAAATTGTTTCACAAGCATTACCAATGAGTCTCACGAATACATGTATCAGCAgtatataagctcaaataacTCGATTCAAACATATCATAATATCTATGGACTAAgcgtaaaactttttttttacatatgcaTACATTTAAACCACATCTTCATTCACTTGTTATATTTGTTCTTAAAATATCTTCACGAATATAATATGAAAATCTATATGGTGAGATGTTATAGGATGcatgtggaaaaaaaattataaataaaaagagtggtgtttatgaaatttaattttatactcattttttattataatgttctcACAGATAGTAAGGTCACTTCTTCCTTGGAGTCTGCATCTTTGCTGCAAACAAGTTCCTTGGCCTTTCCCATGGATGTTAGTAGAGAACCTTCACTTTGTATTGCTGTCATAGGAGCCACTGGTGAGCTTGCGAGGGGGAAGATTTTTCCAGCTTTATTTGCGCTCTACTACAGTGGCTTTCTCCCTGAGGTACAATTTAACAGATTTTCTTGATTTCTCTTGCATGCATATCAAAGATTCACTTCATATGTTGGGACATAATAGTTAATATAGACTCACATTGGACCAAAGTGAATCATCCACCTGCTATATAAACTCATGATATGTaatccaatttatttattttttgttagtgGAACATAAGAGTTATGCAGACTAATATTCCTAGTCAATGTTTACccttttaaacttttaatatatattgattttgcATTGCATGTCTGCAGAATGTGGCCATTTTTGGGTATTCAAGGAAGAATATAACTGACGAAGACCTACGATCCATTATTGCTTCGACATTAACATGTCGAGTTGATCATCAGTATGGTTTTCTTTTCAATTCCCAAATTACTACCTTCTATATATAGTTTCCATTCATAGACAAAATCTTTAGTAGGTTGCACTGAATCCTTCATATGCCAACTTGGGAAACTGCTTTCTAGGTAgtgatttattaaaaatttacaaCCAATTTATAGCAGAGAAAATCTATCAGTAAATTTACAACCAATTCCACTTTTGCAAATAAATTGCCCCATTTCATTTGAAACAGAAAATTATAAAGCTTTCTGGTTTGAAAGTGAATTAATGAAGTCCATCTTCGTTTTTCCCACTGTATACGGTCAATATTGTAGGATACTTCTACCTTTTACTTTACATTAATGTGAAATATAAAATCTTCCAATTTCAGGCAGGATTGTGGGGACAAAATAGAAGCTTTCCTTAATAGAACACACTACATCAATGGAGGTTACGACAACAAACACGGGGTGTCCTTACTGAAGGCCAAAATGGAGCAGATCGAGGTAGCTTCGAACAAATTTCTCTAATTTTAGTAGTATGTATGAAAGTAGTTCTTTTCTTCTCAAGTGAGTTCCTGTAGTGTGTAAACTCTTTACGAGCTGTCCGCCCTTTGATATTTGATTCTACTACAGCTTATTATCTACTTCAGGGAAGATCCAAAACCAATAGGATTTTCTACCTTTCTGTGCCACAAGAAGCACTTTTGGACGTTGCTTCATGTCTTGCAAGCAGTGCTCAGACCCAAAAGGGATGGAATCGCATAATAATTGAGAAGCCATTTGGATTTGATGCTCTCTCTTCCCAAAGGCTGACACAATATCTTCTCTCGAAGTTTGAGGAAAAGCAACTATATAGGTATTCATACCTTCTTCTCCCATTTTCACCCATATGCTCATGCACACAAATGGATGCGTGACTGGTCGGTTGATTTGGTCCGGTATTTGAGAGAAAAATTTAatccaataaaaatatttggttcgGATGAACCACTTGGGCACACTCAGAAATACTGTTCATAAACTGATGATTCTCATCAATCTGTTGTCAGGATTGATCATCTTCTAGGAAGGAATCTCATTGAAAATCTCACAGTTCTAAGGTTTGCCAATCTAGTTTTTGAGCCGCTATGGAGTCGAACTTACATAGATAATGTGCAGGTCAGCACCCTTGTTTTATCTGATTGGCATCCCTGAATTTCTAAACTTCAACGAAAAACCAAATGTCTATTCTGAAATTTAATGTTTGTTATCATCTTCTTAATGCAATTTCTGTAGGTCATTTTATCAGAGGACTTGGCTGTGCATCCAGGAAGGTGATCATATTGGTTGTATTGTCATTTGAGTAAATACACTACAACGTGTCATTCTGTACTGAATATGCATAAACAAAATTACAGTCAACGTGTCTTTGCTTGTGATATGATTTCAGCTTAATGCTTTGTTACCCATGCAGGTATTTCGGTGGCTATGGGATTATCCGTGATATTGTTCACAGCCATGTGCTCCAAACAATTGCATTGCTTGCCATGGAACCACCAGTTAGCCTTGATGGAGAAGATATTCGAAATGAAAAGGTACTTGTACAAACTATAATCTATAGCATACTTAGTGATGTGCCTTAACCAACTTACTGAGTTTGATAAGTaataaatttatgtaaaatattGTTGCCATGGTGATTAATGTTACGTATTGAAATCATTCGGATAGAGAAATTTAGCTAAAACATGATTAGtcaagaaaaggaaaataatgcTATGCCTTAAACAACTTACTGAGTTGGATAAGTAATAAATTATGTAAAATATTGTTGCCATGATGATTAATGTCATGTATTGAAATCATTCGGATTGTAacatatggtttatgatagaacactatggcgtaatttgatcaaTGTAAGTCAGCGCCACTTAGTGGGGTAAGGCTTGGTTGTGGTTGTATTGAAATGATTCGGATAGAGAAATTTAGTTAAAACACGATTAAagcataaaaaaagaaataaggaAAATTGGTGAATTCATGCAAAGGAAATGAACATATGACTGTCTTCCAAGAGTAAGGACTTCCCCCTTCCCAATTAATCGATATTGTACTTTCTACGTAGTCTGTTCACCTGATGATCCGTTCTGTCTTTTTAGATTCATCATACTATCCTTTTATACTGTCAGGCAAAAATAACTATCAGTATAGGCTGTGACATTCCAGCACCGAGGTGTCGATGGCACTGTGGGGTACTTTGAAATACGCAGGCAATGCAAGCATGTGTAAGTAATCATGTGCTGACTGACCAACACTTCGGTGCTGACTATCACACGAGTAATTTGCCTTTTTCCCAGTGCACAATAGGTGCCGGCATTCTGTTGctcaaatgctagaaccattGTGTGCTTTTGAGTGAATTTGAGTTCTACTAATTCATTTCCTTCGCGTATTAACTactaaataaagaaacaattgaagaaaaattacCTATTTGACATGTCAAAAATGTAAAATCTTAAATTCTACAGAAATTACTCTAAAACATATTTATCCATGCTTAAATCACAAATACACCATTGCTATACATAATAACTGCTTTTAAGGACAACTTCTTAAGATGTTAGAGTGGTTTGTTACGAATGACAGCTTGAAAGATGCATGGTTTCCATTTATCACCTAGTACAAGTAATTAGCTTCTTTCCAGGTCAAGGTTTTAAGATCAATTCGCCAATTGGAGCCCAAGGATGTCATTCTTGGCCAATATAAATCAAGTTGCAGAGACAAAGTTGATAAGTGCTTAGATGGTCCCACACCTACATATTTCGCTGCTGCACTATACATTGACAATGCACGATGGGATGGTGTACCGTTTTTGGTTAAAACAGGCTTAGGACTCATCAAACACCAGTAAAAATTATCatcgttttgtcaattttatgtACTAGATTATATATTTAGATTCCATGGCATGCCTGTCCCTGTTCCAGTATTTTCTTCTTATTGCTGCGAGTTTAGATCTTCTAGATGGGGTGTGTGTTGAGCTTGTAATAATTGCAAAATTTATGTTGTTTCCCACTCTGACAAAGTGGTCAAATAAAGGGGAAAAGGACTGATTCCTTCTGTCCCTGCCCCCAGGTCTCGCATGAAAGAAATATTGGTCTAGATTTTATTGCTTGCATGCAATAATTTGTTGAATGATGCAATTTATAGGCTTATGTAGAACTAGTCGGAAAATTTGTTGTTCAAAACTCATGTCATTTTTTGACAAAGGttcaaaattttgtattaaTGCAGAATGGAGATACGAATTCAATTTCGACATGTTCCAGGAAATGTTTACCGTGAATGCATCGGGCACAATATTGGCCGTGCCACAAATGAGCTCATTCTTCGTGATGATCCTGATGAAGCCATTCTGGTGAGAGTTAACAACAAGGTTCCAGGATTAGGCTTAAAACTGGACTCTTCAGAATTGAATCTGCTTTACAAGGACAAGTAAGCACTACCGTGTTTGATTATAGTATTTGTTTGCATCATACCTTGACCAAATGCTTCTAACCCGCGTGCTTGATTAAATATCTTTTATCTGCCTAATTTTGTTCATTAATGTTTTTTAAGGTACAACATTGAGGTGCCGGATTCATACGAGCATCTTCTGCTTGATGTCATTGATGGGGATAATCATCTGTTTATGAGAAGCGATGAGCTGGCAGCTGCATGGAACATTCTAACTCCGATTCTGAATGAGATAGACAAGGACAATGTATCAGTGGAGCTTTATGAGTTGGGTGGTCGCGGTCCGGTTGGAGCATACTACCTCTGGGCAAAACACGCTGTCCGTTGGGTAGAGGATTAGCATTTCTATCCCTTAAACTCGTTACTGTGTTCATATTCACCTTCCCAGTTACCTTGGACTACACCACCAAGGCTATAAGTATTTTTTAATGTACTTGAACATATAATTGGCCTAATATTATGAtcttgaaaagtgaaaactatagtttttgagtgatttttgggaggaaaagggaagaaaagtaactaaataaaaatggaaagcAAAGAGATGAAGGCTAAAcaacttttcttctcttcttttagAGGAGTTTCAAATATGGGATGTCTGAAAGATCATGTTTCAGTATCTGTTAAGGTATTTTACCTTCagttacttttttcttttattagaaGATTGGAGAAGATACACACTAGTATAAAGATTGAAACTCCTATTACATTTACTTGGAGTATAGGATTACGTATCCTATAAAAGTTAAAACGTTTAAGTGCAAGCTAAGCTTTATCTTTCTCTCTTAGATGGCTTTATGAAATTTTCGTTGGTGTTTGTAGTTAAGTTTATATTTACTCCTTTATACACACTCATCTACTTGGAGGTTTTTTTCTACCCTCTTGTTTGCGTGGTGGCTGAGTTATGAGTAGGTCATGTTACTGATCATGTAGGATGATCAAGTATGTCACTCAAATGACGTTTAACTTAGCAGAgaaatgaacaaaaacaaaactgcatatTAAGCAAGAATGTAAGTGGCGTAGTTCTAACTCAAAATAGTAGTTCTTCACCCAATATTCTAGAATTTCGTGGGAAAAAAGAAGAGGATTGCACGTGGATAATCTCATCCCTGATTTCATTCAACTGTATATATGGACCACAGCAATCAGCATCATGAGTTGTCTTTGCATCCATCCATACCTACGTCACGTGCTAGCACAATTCTGATAACTCTACTACCCTGATGAAAGTATCCTGGCCATTCTTCCTCACCATGATTACCATTAATGACAGTGATTAGTATAATTCCAGACACTATCATTCAAATTCAAAgccacttttaattaattatttagtcAAGTCATTTAAGACCAACCCTATTTGTCATTGCCTTTGTTTGGTCGCATAGACTTGAAATTGGTCATTTGGTCTACTAATTCAACAATAAATTAAGGGTCTTGTAAACTATGGCCCGGGGCACGGGTTAAGGAAtctataaatagattttttgtcttgtaaatataaactgtcactttttatcaagtaataattacattactttttaataaaaacttacttCTTTTTATGCTTAACCAATATCCCGgggacactggttaacattctccttaaattaatcaatgaaaaactattctttgtttttttttactttcttgaATTCCAAGTTGCTaacaaatactccctccgtccctaattataatacccttttgaaaaaaaaaattgtccctttttataagacccctttattatttccaactacattaattatttttttacatgtatgcccctatttattatacataattttcttcaatcagcaataaatatcatattggaaacataaatcaattctctcttaaaggataaaattgtaaaaacaatagtaattacaaacatatttaatacaaatatccactatcttaattcccgttattttttcaaaaggatcctataattaggaacggagggagtaattaaataaatatcttgTTTGTCATACACGTTGTAACGCGGATTTCAGAAAAGATTTCAATCTGATAATGATATTGTGTGCCCGGGTTGAGACACTAATTATTCATTAAGGATTCAATTTTCTAtgattaatgttttttatgGGGTCCATTCATGGTATGGTGACCTATACCTATACCTAAAGTATCCTCTTTAGTGGAACCATTTACCCGCAAGATGCTCTGCAAATAGGTagtcatataacacataataaagGTCGAAATATTACGTAATGGGGATGACGAAAGATGCTTCTTTATGCTAACTATCTTCTCACCTCAAACAAATTATCTTTTGCACCAACTTACCATTCTACCCTCTCTctttcataaattattttaactcCTTAGGGGCATATTTGTCAATCCAATAATCTTGACCAAACGCGGTATTGACCTCACACCTCTATTACAAGTCAACATGGTTTTTGGTTCattgtcctttaaaaaaaaatggttttggttCATTGAATTCAGTAAACAATTTCATTGTTCATTTGCTGACCTGGCAATTTCAATTCAAGTCGGTTCATTGATCAATTTATTCAATCTCATTGTTTATATAGTTTCAAATTTTTCAATCTATATTCTCAATCAATTTACTTCGCTTTGGTTCTTTCTTTTGTAGTTGGGCTAAAGAAAAAGAGATGAAAAACTAATATTTATgttctcttctcttttttttaaatgattggCTAGGAATCACATTAAGTGATTTATATTCTGTTGTCTTATTTTATATAGTTATGTTATGAATGAAtatacaatataaatataaacaactACCTAGCTAGCTCCATAAGTCTTCTCAATATTATTCTTGTTTTCCTCTACACggcaaatataaatatacaaaatatatatagttagtCATATAGGCTAGCTAGTGTGTTGATACAGTAATTGAGGAGCATGGAAGGAGAAAACAGGAAGAGAAAAATGttggaagatgaagaagaaaatgatgatgaGAAAATGGAGAAGTTCTTTGCCTTGATAAAGAGTACAAGAGATATCCTCTCCAAAACAGACAAGAAGGTGggtgaagaaaaaaaggaaaagtgtATTTGGAACCCAACGTTTCAACTTGAAGATTTCATTGCTTGTGAAGAATTGGGAAAGAGTAATGTTTCTGCTGCAGCTGGTCCTTCTTCACGGCAAGAAAAAGAGGTGATGATAATAGAGAAAGAATATGTGCAAGAAGAAGTAGCTGCAAGTGCAACCACTACAACAGTGACAccaaaaaaccaaaatgaagacaaagagaaagaaaaagcaaGTGATAATAGCTTAGACTTAAATCTTTCTTTGTAATAATACCATACCATATGAAGGTTTGGCTACTACGTAGTATCGACACTTTAGAATTAAATCGAACATATATCTAGTGTCCGtttgattacattcaattactttcatttctcaaattattatccacgTCAACGTGTCTGTGTGACTGTGTCTGTGTTAGTGTTTCATATATTGACTATGTTGATGATAATTTGCTGACGTTAAATGTATTGCCTTTCATGATTGGCCATTTTGTTGGTGTACATTGTAAAAGAGTTATCAAGCTTGTTAATTTGGATTTTATCaattttctcttataatttttttttttatcatgtgataaaaattatgatcaattttctcttataataattaatttgtatcatGTGATAAAAATGATTAATGTAACTAATAAGAATtaatgacctttttttttttagagataacGACGGTTAGTTGTACAGAGTTCATAAGCTCATTTTagattctttttctttcatattgTGACATTGCCATGTTAGCTGAGAAGGACCGCATAGATTCGGCAAGCATTATATTAATGAATTACTTAAATCCTACAAAAAGGAATGCTATCAACACTATCTTTTGAGCACTCTCCCTAGCATTCACTctttttattgggtgaaatcaatgtatgtcccaccactttatgtgggttCCATTTCCAAATTGTAGGTCCTACATTGATTTtacccaataaaagagtgagtgttagagagagtattcaaaagagagtgttgctagcactcATCACCCtacaaaacatataaaattaaatgtttttaata containing:
- the LOC11424460 gene encoding inactive glucose-6-phosphate 1-dehydrogenase 4, chloroplastic isoform X1; this encodes MSFSFSSTSLPFSESSFSLPRSTHPCSNFNNITVASSSFHSVASVGSSSFCRKFRGFKLWILDRLNLQHPKQFNCRNHFKNVKGSISDSSRLLNDDDADSKVTSSLESASLLQTSSLAFPMDVSREPSLCIAVIGATGELARGKIFPALFALYYSGFLPENVAIFGYSRKNITDEDLRSIIASTLTCRVDHQQDCGDKIEAFLNRTHYINGGYDNKHGVSLLKAKMEQIEGRSKTNRIFYLSVPQEALLDVASCLASSAQTQKGWNRIIIEKPFGFDALSSQRLTQYLLSKFEEKQLYRIDHLLGRNLIENLTVLRFANLVFEPLWSRTYIDNVQVILSEDLAVHPGRYFGGYGIIRDIVHSHVLQTIALLAMEPPVSLDGEDIRNEKVKVLRSIRQLEPKDVILGQYKSSCRDKVDKCLDGPTPTYFAAALYIDNARWDGVPFLVKTGLGLIKHQMEIRIQFRHVPGNVYRECIGHNIGRATNELILRDDPDEAILVRVNNKVPGLGLKLDSSELNLLYKDKYNIEVPDSYEHLLLDVIDGDNHLFMRSDELAAAWNILTPILNEIDKDNVSVELYELGGRGPVGAYYLWAKHAVRWVED
- the LOC11424460 gene encoding inactive glucose-6-phosphate 1-dehydrogenase 4, chloroplastic isoform X2, with translation MDVSREPSLCIAVIGATGELARGKIFPALFALYYSGFLPENVAIFGYSRKNITDEDLRSIIASTLTCRVDHQQDCGDKIEAFLNRTHYINGGYDNKHGVSLLKAKMEQIEGRSKTNRIFYLSVPQEALLDVASCLASSAQTQKGWNRIIIEKPFGFDALSSQRLTQYLLSKFEEKQLYRIDHLLGRNLIENLTVLRFANLVFEPLWSRTYIDNVQVILSEDLAVHPGRYFGGYGIIRDIVHSHVLQTIALLAMEPPVSLDGEDIRNEKVKVLRSIRQLEPKDVILGQYKSSCRDKVDKCLDGPTPTYFAAALYIDNARWDGVPFLVKTGLGLIKHQMEIRIQFRHVPGNVYRECIGHNIGRATNELILRDDPDEAILVRVNNKVPGLGLKLDSSELNLLYKDKYNIEVPDSYEHLLLDVIDGDNHLFMRSDELAAAWNILTPILNEIDKDNVSVELYELGGRGPVGAYYLWAKHAVRWVED
- the LOC11434614 gene encoding uncharacterized protein, with protein sequence MEGENRKRKMLEDEEENDDEKMEKFFALIKSTRDILSKTDKKVGEEKKEKCIWNPTFQLEDFIACEELGKSNVSAAAGPSSRQEKEVMIIEKEYVQEEVAASATTTTVTPKNQNEDKEKEKASDNSLDLNLSL